In one Pygocentrus nattereri isolate fPygNat1 chromosome 21, fPygNat1.pri, whole genome shotgun sequence genomic region, the following are encoded:
- the LOC108424646 gene encoding zinc finger protein 239-like: MESQRSSAALQTSSGALHTDVSHRRRQKSTNEERCHRCLECGRSFTKQSGLLKHQQIHEEEKPYSSSECGRSFSTGSTLKKHRNIHTEEVPYRHLERGKSSTPQSDLQLHREKPYHCSHCGKSFNRRGNLETHQRIHTGEKPYQCSECGKSFHQRGNLQLHQRIHTGEKPYQCSECGKSFNQQSHLQLHHRVHTGEKPYCCSECGKSFSDGSALKKHQNVHTAEKPYYCSDCGKSFKRQSDLQLHQRIHTGEKPYHCLYCGKTFRQAGTLTKHLRIHTGEKPYQCSDCGRSFSQNIHLQAHQRIHTGEKPYYCSECGKSFNQHSNFQLHQRIHTGEKPHHCSDCGRNFRFSNTLKTHKCTKREALYIQQPIDAGSSSVPSEMKGVDCEFVLL, from the coding sequence ATGGAGTCCCAAAGAAGTTCGGCTGCTCTGCAGACGTCCTCGGGTGCTCTCCACACTGATGTATCTCACAGACGAAGGCAGAAGAGCACCAACGAGGAGAGATGCCACCGCTGCTTGGAGTGTGGGAGAAGTTTTACTAAACAGAGTGGTCTCCTAAAACACCAGCAGATCCACGAAGAAGAGAAACCGTATTCCAGCTCGGAGTGTGGAAGAAGTTTCAGCACTGGGAGTACCCTCAAGAAGCACCGAAACATTCATACGGAAGAGGTCCCATATCGGCACTTGGAGCGTGGGAAGAGTTCCACACCACAGAGTGATCTGCAGCTACAtagagagaaaccgtatcactgttcacactgtggaaagagttttaacCGGAGAGGTAATCTggaaacacaccagcgcatccatacgggagagaaaccgtatcagtgctcagagtgcggGAAGAGTTTTCATCAACGGGGTAATCTCCAActacaccagcgcatccacacaggagagaaaccttATCAGTGCTCGGAGTGCGGCAAGAGCTTCAATCAGCAGAGTCATCTCCAGTTACACCATCGtgtccacacaggagagaaaccgtactgctgttcagagtgtgggaagagcttcAGCGATGGAAGTGCCCTCAAAAAACACCAGAATGTTCACACGGCAGAgaagccgtattactgctcggactgtgggaagagttttaaacGACAGAGTGATCTACAGCtgcaccagcgcatccacacaggagagaaaccatatcacTGCTTGTACTGCGGAAAGACGTTTAGACAAGCAGGTACCCTCACAAAACACctgcgcatccacacaggagagaagccgtatcaatgctcagactgtgggagGAGCTTTAGTCAGAACATTCATCTCCAAGctcaccagcgcatccacacaggagagaagccgtattactgctcGGAGTGCGGCAAGAGTTTTAATCAGCACAGCAATTTCCAActacaccagcgcatccacacaggagagaaacctcATCACTGTTCGGACTGTGGAAGGAATTTCAGGTTCTCTAACACGTTAAAGACCCATAAGTGCACTAAGAGGGAGGCGCTGTACATCCAACAGCCTATAGACGCTGGTTCCTCCAGTGTtccttctgaaatgaagggtgttgattgtgagtttgtgctgctgtaa